Proteins encoded together in one Exiguobacterium sp. BMC-KP window:
- a CDS encoding nicotinate phosphoribosyltransferase, translated as MLQRNLALHTDLYLPRWMYIYWKEGRHNERAVFDVYYRSNPFEGGYVVFAGLENIIEYIQTLRFTEEDITYLQEMIGFPDEFKDELRQFKFNGSISSVKEGEIVFPNEPLIRIEARIFEAKLLQTAILNIANHESLIATKYARIRQSAPRAKFLEAGARRAQGIDAAYFGTRASYLAGFDVTSLASAGRDFGIPCGGTMEHADIQFHDDELTAFRTFASHYPDQATLLVDTYDTLKSGLPNAITVAKELQAKGHKLRGIRIDSGDLSYLSKRARNMLDEAGFPEVDIVLSGDLDEYVIQDLRIQGAQANTFLVGTRGITAYEQPALGMVYKLVAREVEGELIPVIKVSSSKAKTTTPHIKEVYRIIDPVTDKFKGDYVTLMDEDPSTLEAVDLIDVRDPSFRNRVEQFKVERLLEPIFKDGELIYTVPTIEESRHFHETQIGRLWEEYKRLRLPEIYAVTFSDRLWKLKLDMIRDTRLASGLK; from the coding sequence ATGTTACAACGTAATCTTGCACTCCATACCGATCTATACTTACCGCGATGGATGTATATCTACTGGAAAGAAGGACGTCATAACGAACGTGCCGTCTTTGATGTCTACTATCGTTCAAATCCGTTCGAAGGAGGCTACGTCGTCTTTGCAGGTCTTGAGAATATCATCGAGTATATCCAAACACTCCGTTTCACGGAAGAAGATATCACGTACTTGCAAGAGATGATTGGCTTTCCGGATGAATTCAAGGATGAACTCCGTCAGTTCAAATTTAATGGCTCGATTTCAAGTGTCAAAGAAGGCGAGATCGTCTTCCCGAACGAACCGCTGATTCGAATCGAAGCACGAATCTTTGAAGCGAAACTCCTACAAACGGCAATTTTGAACATCGCGAATCACGAGTCGCTCATCGCGACGAAATACGCACGCATCCGGCAATCGGCTCCCCGTGCGAAGTTCCTTGAAGCAGGTGCACGTCGCGCCCAAGGGATCGATGCGGCTTATTTCGGAACACGTGCATCGTACCTGGCTGGTTTTGACGTCACAAGCCTTGCTTCAGCAGGACGCGACTTCGGCATTCCGTGTGGTGGAACGATGGAGCACGCCGACATTCAATTCCACGATGACGAATTGACGGCGTTCCGAACATTTGCTTCCCATTATCCGGATCAAGCGACGTTACTCGTCGATACGTACGATACGCTCAAGAGTGGTCTTCCGAATGCAATCACGGTCGCTAAAGAGTTACAAGCAAAAGGACACAAACTCCGCGGCATCCGAATTGATTCTGGTGACTTATCCTACTTGTCAAAACGCGCCCGCAACATGCTTGACGAAGCCGGCTTCCCAGAAGTCGACATCGTCTTATCAGGTGACCTCGATGAATACGTCATCCAAGACTTACGGATTCAAGGCGCACAAGCCAACACGTTCCTCGTCGGGACACGTGGCATCACGGCTTACGAACAACCAGCTCTCGGAATGGTCTATAAACTCGTCGCGCGTGAAGTAGAGGGCGAACTTATTCCTGTCATTAAAGTATCCTCATCCAAAGCGAAAACGACAACGCCTCATATCAAAGAAGTCTACCGCATCATCGATCCGGTGACAGATAAGTTCAAAGGCGATTACGTCACGTTGATGGATGAAGATCCATCGACACTCGAAGCTGTTGATTTAATCGATGTCCGGGACCCGTCGTTCCGTAACCGCGTCGAGCAATTCAAAGTCGAGCGGTTGCTTGAACCAATCTTTAAAGACGGCGAGTTGATCTACACGGTTCCAACAATCGAAGAGAGCCGCCACTTCCACGAAACACAGATTGGACGTCTGTGGGAAGAATACAAACGCCTTCGTTTGCCAGAAATCTATGCTGTGACCTTTAGCGACCGTCTTTGGAAGTTAAAACTCGACATGATTCGCGATACGCGACTCGCGAGTGGTTTAAAATAA
- a CDS encoding cysteine hydrolase family protein, with amino-acid sequence MRALIVIDYTIDFVADEGKLTCGKPGQAIEERIATLMEEFSTEDYVVIANDIHEEGDTFHPETVLFPPHNIRGTHGRDLFGKVAAMARVADHVIDKTRYSAFAGTDLDLRLRERDIREVHLVGVCTDICVLHTAVDAYNLGYRIVVHADAVASFNATGHDWALTHFKQSIGAEVVGE; translated from the coding sequence ATGCGCGCTCTGATTGTCATTGATTACACGATCGATTTCGTTGCTGATGAAGGAAAGCTGACTTGTGGAAAACCAGGACAAGCGATTGAAGAACGAATTGCTACGTTGATGGAGGAATTTTCAACGGAGGATTACGTCGTCATCGCCAACGATATTCACGAAGAAGGCGATACGTTCCATCCAGAGACTGTCCTCTTCCCGCCGCACAATATCCGGGGAACACACGGACGCGATCTTTTCGGGAAAGTCGCTGCCATGGCACGGGTCGCCGATCACGTCATCGACAAGACGCGTTATAGTGCGTTCGCCGGGACGGACCTCGATTTACGCTTGCGTGAACGGGATATTCGCGAAGTCCACCTCGTCGGTGTCTGTACGGACATCTGTGTCCTTCATACAGCTGTTGATGCCTATAATCTCGGATATCGTATCGTCGTCCATGCGGATGCTGTCGCAAGCTTTAACGCGACAGGTCACGACTGGGCTCTCACACACTTTAAACAATCGATCGGCGCAGAAGTCGTCGGCGAATAA
- a CDS encoding 4a-hydroxytetrahydrobiopterin dehydratase has product MARLNEYEVEERLERLQDWSVVDDEIVRTYTLASFPAALDFVQEVGSVAENLNHHPRIVIDYKNVTLAATTHDENGLTEKDFQLAEACDAI; this is encoded by the coding sequence ATGGCTAGGTTGAATGAATACGAAGTGGAAGAGCGCCTGGAGCGGTTGCAGGATTGGAGTGTCGTCGATGATGAAATCGTTCGGACGTATACACTCGCATCGTTTCCCGCAGCACTGGATTTCGTACAGGAAGTCGGGAGTGTTGCTGAAAACTTGAATCATCATCCACGGATCGTGATCGATTATAAAAATGTTACACTTGCGGCGACGACTCATGATGAAAACGGATTGACGGAAAAAGACTTTCAACTTGCGGAGGCCTGTGATGCCATCTAA
- a CDS encoding rhomboid family intramembrane serine protease, whose product MFSRTENLQTFTRSYPVVSLFILIQVALFVIEQLGVALNLTFSPLSAGASINLLIEQGEWWRVVTATFLHYDFWHIAFNTFALVIFAPPLERMIGHGRFAAFYLLVGTLANILTYFTKINEPFYGQAGASGAILGLLGFYVYLSRFKRTVIMADDTRLVYIFTAVTAVFTLLGSNVAVFGHLYGFVLGFLFGFVFGNRAVPFTRPFQTGRRSSGGPVFVSGSGQFGRIFFYIIIAFAVLGLFFRYL is encoded by the coding sequence ATGTTTAGTCGAACGGAAAACCTACAAACGTTCACACGTTCTTATCCGGTCGTTTCGTTGTTCATTTTAATCCAAGTCGCCCTGTTTGTCATCGAACAGTTAGGTGTGGCCCTTAATCTGACATTCTCTCCTCTAAGTGCAGGGGCATCCATCAATCTCTTAATCGAACAAGGTGAATGGTGGCGTGTCGTCACGGCAACTTTCTTACATTACGATTTTTGGCACATTGCGTTCAATACGTTTGCCCTTGTCATCTTTGCTCCACCTCTCGAGCGAATGATTGGTCATGGTCGATTTGCTGCCTTTTATTTGCTCGTTGGTACGCTTGCGAACATCTTGACGTACTTCACGAAAATCAATGAACCGTTTTATGGACAAGCTGGAGCATCTGGTGCCATTCTTGGTTTGCTTGGTTTTTATGTCTACTTGAGTCGCTTCAAGCGGACGGTCATCATGGCAGACGATACACGCCTTGTGTATATCTTCACTGCGGTCACGGCAGTCTTTACGTTACTTGGGTCGAACGTCGCTGTTTTTGGTCACTTGTACGGTTTCGTCCTCGGATTCCTCTTCGGATTCGTATTTGGTAATCGTGCCGTCCCATTCACACGTCCGTTCCAAACGGGTCGTCGTTCGAGCGGTGGACCTGTCTTTGTAAGCGGTTCTGGTCAATTTGGTCGGATCTTCTTCTATATCATCATCGCGTTTGCCGTACTCGGATTATTCTTCCGCTACTTGTAA
- the acpS gene encoding holo-ACP synthase, with the protein MIYGIGIDLVELDRIEQTLERQPRFMGRILTKAEQERFQSLLGHRRIEYLAGRFVAKEAFVKAFGTGVGKEVSWQDVEILNDETGRPIMTGPFDGVIHVSITHSEHYASAQVLLEKRE; encoded by the coding sequence ATGATTTATGGAATTGGAATCGATTTAGTAGAACTGGATCGAATCGAGCAAACGCTTGAACGACAGCCACGGTTTATGGGAAGAATCTTGACGAAGGCAGAGCAGGAGCGATTTCAATCGCTCTTAGGACACCGTCGTATCGAGTACCTCGCGGGACGCTTCGTAGCAAAAGAAGCGTTCGTCAAGGCATTTGGAACCGGTGTCGGAAAAGAAGTTTCCTGGCAGGACGTCGAAATTTTAAACGATGAGACGGGAAGACCAATCATGACCGGACCATTTGATGGCGTCATCCACGTCTCGATCACACATTCTGAGCACTATGCGTCTGCGCAAGTCTTATTAGAGAAGAGGGAATGA